One genomic window of Dehalococcoidia bacterium includes the following:
- the ftsA gene encoding cell division protein FtsA: protein MGKILTLDIGSSSSKLCLSEKKFNNLDILFYAEKTYANPVRDNLSNEMIDVISNQLKNLIRDYKNVENEIIDCNLSFSGTNVSSVIIESSLENLDSSKIITQEQLNLLTKNNPKINSFSSKKTAHIIALDYSLDGMIGIRHPLGMHSKNILVQNLYVNIDSEHYEKIVKVVTDSGLKCNFITSDIVASSKYLLNSDEREIGSLIIDIGSSTTSYCLSKKGNPVLTGALPVGGSQFTSDLSIAFSTNIDFANQLKLETSCTPENERIAEKVIVRDKDSSKTFEITKRQISQVLKERAVEIFTLIKQDIIEKMGVENLPERLILCGGGSKLQGIVALGRYIFQSKARLAETKNLKFLGENLPLESMAVISSANLIHELDFQNEYIHKSNSVTSENGINSFSIETKKLSSISSNVENNVKMLLLNINQXIKKIISLIKR, encoded by the coding sequence ATGGGAAAAATCTTAACGTTAGACATAGGTTCATCTTCATCTAAATTATGTTTATCTGAAAAAAAATTTAATAATCTTGATATTTTATTCTATGCTGAAAAAACATATGCAAATCCTGTAAGAGATAACCTTTCTAATGAAATGATTGACGTAATTTCCAATCAATTAAAAAATCTAATTAGAGATTATAAAAATGTTGAAAACGAAATAATAGATTGCAATCTTTCTTTTAGCGGAACTAATGTTTCTTCAGTGATTATAGAATCTTCATTAGAAAATTTGGACAGCTCAAAAATAATAACTCAAGAACAGCTTAATCTTTTGACAAAAAACAATCCAAAAATAAACTCTTTTTCATCAAAAAAAACTGCTCATATAATTGCTTTAGATTATAGTTTGGATGGGATGATTGGAATTAGACATCCTCTTGGAATGCATTCAAAAAATATATTAGTACAAAACTTATATGTGAATATTGATAGTGAACATTATGAGAAAATAGTTAAAGTTGTTACTGACTCAGGTCTAAAGTGTAATTTTATTACATCAGACATAGTTGCATCATCTAAATATTTGCTTAATTCTGATGAAAGAGAAATTGGTTCATTGATAATAGATATAGGTTCATCAACAACAAGCTATTGTCTTTCTAAAAAAGGAAACCCTGTACTTACTGGAGCTCTTCCAGTTGGAGGATCACAGTTCACCTCAGATTTATCAATTGCCTTTTCCACTAATATTGATTTTGCTAATCAATTAAAACTTGAAACAAGCTGCACACCTGAAAATGAAAGAATAGCAGAAAAAGTCATAGTAAGAGATAAAGATTCATCAAAAACTTTTGAAATTACAAAGCGTCAAATATCTCAAGTTCTTAAAGAAAGAGCTGTAGAAATATTTACCCTCATAAAACAAGATATCATAGAAAAAATGGGAGTGGAAAATCTACCAGAAAGATTAATTCTTTGCGGTGGAGGTAGTAAACTTCAGGGTATTGTGGCCCTAGGAAGATATATCTTTCAATCTAAAGCAAGATTAGCTGAGACTAAAAACTTAAAATTCTTAGGCGAAAATTTACCTTTGGAATCTATGGCAGTAATTTCTTCAGCTAACTTAATTCATGAATTGGATTTTCAAAATGAATATATACATAAATCAAATTCAGTTACGTCAGAAAATGGGATAAATAGTTTCAGCATAGAAACAAAAAAACTTAGTAGTATTTCATCAAATGTAGAAAATAATGTTAAAATGTTACTATTGAACATAAATCAGTANATAAAAAAGATCATTTCTTTAATTAAAAGATAG
- a CDS encoding MogA/MoaB family molybdenum cofactor biosynthesis protein, with protein MKKFVCITISDSRSKDPNISDLAGLRIIESLEKKYEFLEKKIIPDEKNIISKTISDFLNYKDLDLIITTGGTGVSSRDVTPEATKNLIQKEIPGIPELIRNQFYKNIETSVLYRGLCGISNKKIILNLPGSPGGVKDGLLVSVPLFDHIFKMISGNTEH; from the coding sequence ATGAAAAAATTTGTTTGCATAACTATTTCTGACTCTAGGTCTAAAGATCCAAATATATCTGATTTAGCGGGATTAAGAATAATAGAATCTTTAGAAAAAAAATATGAGTTTTTAGAAAAAAAAATAATTCCTGATGAAAAAAATATAATTAGTAAAACCATAAGTGATTTCTTAAATTATAAAGATCTAGATCTTATTATCACAACTGGAGGAACTGGAGTTTCAAGTCGAGATGTAACTCCTGAAGCTACTAAGAATTTGATTCAAAAAGAAATTCCTGGAATTCCTGAACTTATAAGAAATCAATTTTATAAAAATATTGAAACTTCTGTTTTATATAGAGGTCTATGTGGAATCTCAAACAAAAAAATAATCTTAAATCTTCCCGGTAGTCCAGGGGGAGTTAAGGATGGATTATTAGTTTCTGTACCTTTGTTTGATCATATATTCAAGATGATTTCAGGTAATACAGAGCATTAA
- the trmD gene encoding tRNA (guanosine(37)-N1)-methyltransferase TrmD: MKSIDIVSIFPEIIDLYLQNSPITKSIPEKDIIIKTHQLRNFSEDKHSRVDDKQYGGDPGMVLMAEPLMKSIDYISGLRSSNPFTILMSPQGKKLDQNIILEILNNDNIAIVCGRYEGVDERFIEEKVNIEVSIGDFILSGGELPSLILLESLLRFIPGIIGNEKSLDNDTFGKNYKNLLKGPVYTRPKKIKDREVPQILLSGDHKKIEDWRKKISKNRTKERRKDL; encoded by the coding sequence ATGAAGAGTATTGATATAGTTAGTATATTTCCAGAAATTATAGATTTGTACTTGCAAAATTCTCCTATAACTAAATCTATCCCAGAAAAAGATATTATTATAAAGACACACCAACTCAGAAATTTTTCTGAAGATAAGCACAGCAGAGTTGATGATAAACAATATGGGGGAGATCCAGGCATGGTTCTGATGGCAGAACCTCTTATGAAATCTATTGATTATATTTCAGGATTAAGATCATCTAATCCATTTACCATTTTAATGTCTCCTCAAGGTAAAAAATTAGATCAAAATATTATTTTAGAAATCTTAAATAACGACAATATTGCAATAGTTTGTGGAAGATATGAAGGCGTTGACGAAAGATTCATAGAAGAAAAAGTTAATATAGAAGTATCTATTGGAGACTTCATTTTGTCAGGAGGAGAATTGCCTTCTTTAATTCTATTAGAATCACTCCTTAGATTTATTCCTGGGATTATTGGTAATGAAAAATCTCTTGATAATGATACTTTTGGTAAAAATTATAAAAATTTACTAAAAGGACCTGTATACACGAGGCCTAAAAAAATTAAGGATAGAGAAGTACCTCAAATACTTTTGTCAGGGGATCATAAAAAAATTGAAGATTGGAGAAAAAAAATTTCTAAAAATAGGACTAAAGAAAGAAGAAAAGATTTATAA
- the ftsZ gene encoding cell division protein FtsZ: MAEDVKENIGQAKVAVIGVGGGGSNAVNRMYRNKIPYIEYATINTDAQALSHSDVPQKLRVGDRLARGMGVGGNPEKGRLCHEEDREHILELVGGQDMVFIAAGMGGGTGTGGAPVVASVAKEAGALTVGVVTKPFAFEGSQRTKQAIEGVARLEEQCDTLIVVPNDRLLLATETNISMDMAFRRADDVLRQGVQSIAELILVPGEINLDFADVTTIMKNAGPAWMAIGTGKGEDKAIEAAEMAISSPLLEQTIDGAKGVLFNITGGSDLSINEIEQASQTISSVVDPEANIIFGTVTDEKLNNEMRITLIGTGFPSLESPYKPEKNETNISSSDRPLPNQESTRNNKNDLDIPPFLRK, encoded by the coding sequence TTGGCAGAAGATGTAAAAGAAAATATTGGACAAGCTAAAGTAGCTGTTATTGGTGTTGGTGGTGGTGGTTCCAATGCTGTTAACAGAATGTATAGAAATAAAATACCATATATTGAGTATGCAACGATAAATACAGATGCACAAGCTCTATCTCACTCAGATGTACCACAGAAACTAAGAGTAGGTGATAGATTAGCCAGAGGTATGGGTGTAGGCGGAAACCCAGAAAAAGGAAGACTTTGTCATGAAGAAGATAGAGAGCATATATTAGAACTCGTTGGCGGTCAAGATATGGTCTTTATAGCAGCTGGTATGGGAGGTGGAACAGGAACTGGAGGCGCACCTGTAGTTGCTAGTGTTGCTAAAGAAGCGGGAGCACTCACTGTTGGAGTTGTTACAAAACCATTTGCTTTTGAAGGATCTCAACGAACAAAACAAGCAATAGAAGGAGTAGCTAGGCTTGAGGAACAATGCGACACACTAATAGTTGTTCCTAATGATAGATTATTACTTGCAACAGAAACCAATATATCTATGGATATGGCATTTAGAAGAGCAGATGATGTACTTAGGCAAGGAGTTCAATCAATCGCTGAATTAATCTTGGTTCCCGGAGAAATAAATCTTGATTTTGCTGATGTTACTACAATCATGAAAAACGCAGGACCTGCTTGGATGGCAATAGGAACAGGCAAGGGAGAGGACAAAGCAATTGAAGCTGCAGAAATGGCAATTTCATCACCATTACTAGAGCAGACCATAGATGGAGCTAAGGGAGTATTGTTTAATATTACTGGAGGTTCTGACTTATCAATCAACGAAATTGAACAAGCATCCCAAACTATTTCATCTGTCGTAGACCCTGAAGCAAATATTATATTTGGTACTGTTACAGACGAAAAACTAAATAATGAAATGAGAATTACGCTAATTGGTACCGGATTTCCTTCCTTGGAAAGTCCCTACAAGCCAGAAAAAAATGAAACTAATATTTCTTCAAGTGATCGCCCTTTACCCAATCAGGAATCAACTAGGAATAACAAAAACGATCTTGATATACCTCCATTTCTAAGAAAGTAA
- the rsmH gene encoding 16S rRNA (cytosine(1402)-N(4))-methyltransferase RsmH: protein MKDLEIQHNPVMVPEILKYLDVVSGGRYIDCTLGEGGHSKSILDASNPGGEVLGIDADHEAIEVSKSRLEKYQDRAIFVNDNFRNLRKIAMRRNFIPAHGILLDLGVSSLQLNIETRGFSFMRKSPLDMRFSFNQKLTADQVVNTFQENEIADILYHFGDERRARKIAKIIVENRPIKHSNELAEIIKKKIYISNHKINPATKTFQALRIYINEELSALSEVLEQSLEIIGIGGRLAVISYHSIEDRIVKNYFRRESKYCICLPNVIKCECNHEPKLKVITKKPISPSSNEIISNRRSRSAKLRVIERIL, encoded by the coding sequence TTGAAAGATTTAGAAATACAACATAATCCTGTTATGGTTCCCGAAATATTGAAATACTTAGATGTTGTTTCAGGAGGGAGATATATTGATTGTACTCTTGGAGAAGGAGGGCATAGTAAATCAATACTTGATGCCAGTAATCCAGGAGGTGAGGTTTTAGGAATAGATGCAGATCATGAAGCAATAGAAGTTTCAAAATCAAGACTTGAAAAATATCAAGATAGAGCGATTTTTGTAAACGATAATTTTAGAAACCTAAGAAAAATTGCAATGAGAAGAAATTTTATACCTGCTCATGGAATTTTACTAGATTTAGGAGTTTCCTCACTACAACTTAACATCGAAACAAGAGGTTTTTCATTTATGAGAAAATCTCCTCTTGATATGCGATTCTCATTTAACCAAAAATTGACTGCTGATCAAGTAGTAAATACCTTTCAAGAAAACGAAATAGCTGATATTTTATATCATTTTGGTGACGAAAGAAGAGCTAGAAAAATAGCAAAAATTATAGTTGAAAATAGACCCATAAAACATTCTAATGAATTAGCTGAAATTATTAAGAAAAAAATATATATTTCAAATCATAAAATAAATCCAGCTACTAAAACATTTCAAGCATTGAGAATCTATATTAATGAAGAACTTTCTGCATTATCAGAAGTCTTGGAACAATCGCTCGAAATTATAGGAATTGGTGGAAGATTAGCAGTAATTTCTTATCACTCAATTGAAGATAGAATTGTAAAAAATTACTTTCGAAGGGAATCAAAATATTGTATTTGTTTACCAAATGTAATTAAATGTGAATGTAACCATGAGCCAAAACTTAAAGTTATTACAAAAAAACCTATTTCACCTTCATCGAATGAAATAATAAGTAATAGAAGAAGTAGAAGTGCAAAACTAAGGGTTATAGAAAGAATTTTATAA